The following proteins come from a genomic window of Crassostrea angulata isolate pt1a10 chromosome 1, ASM2561291v2, whole genome shotgun sequence:
- the LOC128166206 gene encoding uncharacterized protein LOC128166206 isoform X1: MLCLHLFSKCVILLSCFVIGQVTSDELTDPTDIVIIEELESETEIQKPGEMPSALGFNVRLVHGTSPIHLKLKKNDIGYEQQQVASIRVDEEGDLYLHKENLPTIKNVALYQDNETQAVFTVTCDEETDGQCVLLGSLNVNGEEFDIHPMAKNPGFRRRKRYARRYGDPQKKRNNVMDRYKGSQNQYFFQNSFANTNRKNGVHYNPHATNSVREKMHKFDFHTTNPMNIELEQQMLEYPGEQILDNAQHVPSLTPAPKRRLYAAFKKDPKQRIKSDCVGKNDALKDITPQVLARREKQREVVFQHGASGQQPQPNRNVPREFTMRQNSGAAQDYYVTLVVVVDYSIYMRFYNASTQRDVRARDQDAKSKIRMYFAHIVNGIDLRYANIREHDFAINVAVTEYVIADHPNFSPWTNTYINPEMKYVGVWDALNKLVDWRDTMIKHLPPHDHLMLFTGENLYETQSNDPSVTGYAHVRTVCTKKSASINEDLGGFGGIITATHELAHSLGANHDGESNFCLPTDQYIMTAMGGDTNQANKLNPWKFSDCSVAYFRDYIEELNKNKENCMTDRPMDIDPNFHEVIKEMPGQILGPNEQCKEKLGSGSFYGWNGGLGRYQDICTNMACKNPKKKESFHLYNAARGTSCGNKKWCINGECVFDRNAPEKNDNCVHGDSMKPFPNNGTCAELVANRPSRCYNREYREFCCGSCNAKFTGKKGCEYGDKVASCVLVKSRPYLCYDTKNSQLCCVGCASQHTGIKGCEYGDRKTGCKKDQCHTRDHQLNCCKTCGIQSQSSQTSSTASVRPTISVSNQNSHPSSLTTRRQSTGPTDMKPIQNVNKHSILPTTTHMIPFSSTRFSLKIGGNRQEGTPTQNKVQELPAWQQKTTPVDELIPDPFAPGYCVKKNAHYRPDVPCEFLAKWLSLCTETRFKNACCQTCNIDRTRRVKQGCVDNEFCSARTGADCYKKETRDNCCATCSKFETGFMLCPYGDKDARCGLMMRLNKKFYCENYGSTCCESCFKTDRRPEVTTPFPLFISARRPNTAAANRVRSQTQTQSEPRVAASRSSTSTANNYEKVRENLKRFVTFINQIFSRSKSVG; the protein is encoded by the exons ATGCTGTGTTTACACCTGTTTTCAAAATGTGTTATACTTTTATCGTGCTTCGTAATTGGACAAGTAACATCAGATG aattaacTGATCCGACAGACATTGTTATAATAGAGGAGTTAGAATCTGAAACAGAAATCCAAAAACCCGGAGAAATGCCATCAGCTCTTGGATTCAATGTTCGACTGGTACACGGAACCTCACCAATCCACctcaaattaaagaaaaatgatataGGATATGAACAACAACAAGTCGCTTCTATACGGGTAGACGAGGAGGGAGATTTGTATCTACATAAAGAAAATTTACCCACGATTAAG AATGTAGCCCTCTACCAGGATAATGAAACGCAAGCCGTTTTTACTGTCACCTGTGACGAGGAGACTGATGGACAGTGCGTTCTG CTTGGAAGCTTAAACGTCAATGGCGAAGAGTTTGACATACATCCCATGGCTAAAAATCCGGGATTCAGAAGGAGGAAGAGGTATGCAAGGCGCTATGGAGATCCACAGAAGAAGCGTAACAATGTAATGGATAGATATAAAGGCTCACAAAATCAGTATTTCTTTCAAAACTCGTTTGCCAATACCAACAGAAAGAATGGAGTACATTACAATCCGCATGCTACAAACTCAGTGAGggaaaaaatgcataaatttgattttcacaCAACCAACCCGATGAATATCGAGCTTGAACAGCAGATGTTGGAATATCCAGGAGAACAGATTTTAGATAACGCTCAACATGTTCCGTCTCTGACCCCTGCACCAAAACGAAGGTTATACGCTGCGTTTAAAAAAGACCCCAAACAACGCATCAAAAGCGACTGTGTTGGAAAAA ACGATGCATTAAAAGACATCACACCACAAGTATTGGCTCGACGTGAAAAACAAAGAGAGGTTGTGTTCCAGCACGGTGCAAGTGGACAACAGCCACAACCTAATCGGAATGTGCCCAGAGAATTCACGATGAGACAGAATTCCGGAGCAGCCCAGGACTATTATGTTACTTTAGTGGTTGTGGTTGACTACAGTATCTATATGAG GTTTTATAATGCCAGTACTCAGAGAGATGTCAGAGCTCGAGACCAAGACGCAAAGTCTAAGATACGGATGTACTTTGCTCACATTGTTAACGGG ATTGATTTACGCTATGCCAACATCAGAGAACACGATTTTGCAATCAACGTTGCTGTCACGGAATACGTTATCGCCGAT CATCCAAATTTTTCTCCATGGACCAATACATATATCAATCCGGAAATGAAATATGTTGGAGTTTGGGACGCTCTGAACAAATTGGTTGATTGGAGAGATACAATGATTAAACATTTACCTCCTCATGACCATCTCATGTTGTTCACAGG ggAAAACCTATATGAAACGCAATCTAATGACCCATCTGTGACAG GATACGCCCATGTTCGCACCGTTTGTACGAAAAAGAGTGCATCAATCAACGAAGACCTTGGTGGATTTGGAGGAATAATTACTGCAACACACGAGTTGGCACATAG CTTGGGTGCCAATCATGATGGAGAGTCGAACTTTTGTCTGCCGACAGATCAATACATTATGACAGCAATGGGAGGCGATACCAATCAAGCCAACAAACTTAATCCTTGGAAGTTCTCAGACTGTTCCGTGGCATATTTTAGAGATTATATTGAAGAGCT gaacaaaaataAAGAGAACTGTATGACTGATAGACCTATGGACATTGATCCAAACTTTCACGAGGTCATCAAAGAAATGCCAGGTCAAATATTAGGTCCTAACGAACAATGTAAAGAAAAGCTGGGATCTGGGTCCTTTTACGGCTGG AATGGTGGTCTGGGCCGTTATCAAGATATTTGTACAAACATGGCTTGCAAAAACCCAAAGAAAAAAGAGAGTTTTCATTTATACAACGCAGCAAGAGGAACGTCCTgtggaaataaaaaa TGGTGTATAAATGGAGAATGTGTTTTTGACAGAAACGCCCCCGAGAAAAATG ATAACTGTGTCCATGGTGACTCTATGAAGCCGTTTCCAAATAACGGAACTTGCGCTGAACTTGTTGCTAATAGACCCTCCAGATGTTACAACAGAGAGTATAGGGAGTTCTGTTGTGGAAGCTGCAATGCCAAATTTACTGggaaaaaag GCTGTGAGTATGGTGATAAAGTGGCATCTTGTGTTTTGGTCAAGTCCCGACCATATTTGTGTTATGATACAAAGAACAGTCAGCTTTGTTGCGTCGGATGTGCATCACAACATACTGGTATCAAAG GTTGTGAATATGGCGACAGAAAAACTGGCTGTAAAAAAGACCAATGTCACACAAGAGATCACCAGTTAAACTGTTGTAAAACTTGTGGAATACAAAGTCAGAGCTCGCAGACGTCGTCAACGGCATCTGTAAGGCCAACAATTTCAGTATCTAACCAAAACAGCCATCCTTCTTCATTGACAACCAGAAGACAATCAACTGGCCCAACAGACATGAAACCAATTCAGAATGTCAACAAACATTCAATTCTTCCTACCACGACACACATGATCCCATTCTCATCCACCAGATTTAGTCTTAAGATTGGAGGTAATAGACAAGAGGGCACACCGACCCAAAACAAAGTACAAGAGCTTCCGGCTTGGCAACAAAAAACTACACCAGTTGATGAATTAATTCCTGATCCATTTGCACCAGGGTATTGTGTAAAAAAGAATGCACATTACCGACCGGACGTTCCGTGTGAATTCTTGGCAAAATGGTTATCTTTATGTACTGAGACAAGATTCAAAAATGCATGTTGCCAAACGTGTAACATTGATCGCACCAGGAGAGTGAAAC aagGTTGTGTGGATAATGAATTCTGCAGTGCACGAACGGGGGCAGACTGTTATAAAAAAGAAACGCGAGACAACTGTTGTGCTACCTGCAGCAAATTTGAAACTGGTTTTATGT TATGTCCATATGGAGACAAAGATGCAAGATGTGGTCTTATGATGCGACTTAATAAGAAATTTTATTGCGAAAACTATGGATCTACTTGTTGTGAATCTTGCTTTAAAACAGACCGTAGACCAGAAGTGACTACTCCATTTCCTTTATTCATCAGTGCAAGAAGACCAAATACTGCTGCTGCCAATAGAGTCAGAAGTCAGACTCAAACTCAGTCAGAGCCAAGAGTTGCGGCCTCTAGAAGTTCTACCTCAACtgcaaataattatgaaaaggTTCGAGAAAACCTTAAACGATTCGTAACCTTTATAAACCAAATTTTCTCTAGAAGCAAAAGTGTAGGTTGA
- the LOC128166206 gene encoding uncharacterized protein LOC128166206 isoform X2, whose translation MLCLHLFSKCVILLSCFVIGQVTSDELTDPTDIVIIEELESETEIQKPGEMPSALGFNVRLVHGTSPIHLKLKKNDIGYEQQQVASIRVDEEGDLYLHKENLPTIKNVALYQDNETQAVFTVTCDEETDGQCVLLGSLNVNGEEFDIHPMAKNPGFRRRKRYARRYGDPQKKRNNVMDRYKGSQNQYFFQNSFANTNRKNGVHYNPHATNSVREKMHKFDFHTTNPMNIELEQQMLEYPGEQILDNAQHVPSLTPAPKRRLYAAFKKDPKQRIKSDCVGKNDALKDITPQVLARREKQREVVFQHGASGQQPQPNRNVPREFTMRQNSGAAQDYYVTLVVVVDYSIYMRFYNASTQRDVRARDQDAKSKIRMYFAHIVNGIDLRYANIREHDFAINVAVTEYVIADHPNFSPWTNTYINPEMKYVGVWDALNKLVDWRDTMIKHLPPHDHLMLFTGENLYETQSNDPSVTGYAHVRTVCTKKSASINEDLGGFGGIITATHELAHSLGANHDGESNFCLPTDQYIMTAMGGDTNQANKLNPWKFSDCSVAYFRDYIEELNKNKENCMTDRPMDIDPNFHEVIKEMPGQILGPNEQCKEKLGSGSFYGWNGGLGRYQDICTNMACKNPKKKESFHLYNAARGTSCGNKKWCINGECVFDRNAPEKNDNCVHGDSMKPFPNNGTCAELVANRPSRCYNREYREFCCGSCNAKFTGKKGCEYGDKVASCVLVKSRPYLCYDTKNSQLCCVGCASQHTGIKGCEYGDRKTGCKKDQCHTRDHQLNCCKTCGIQSQSSQTSSTASVRPTISVSNQNSHPSSLTTRRQSTGPTDMKPIQNVNKHSILPTTTHMIPFSSTRFSLKIGGNRQEGTPTQNKVQELPAWQQKTTPVDELIPDPFAPGYCVKKNAHYRPDVPCEFLAKWLSLCTETRFKNACCQTCNIDRTRRVKRCVDNEFCSARTGADCYKKETRDNCCATCSKFETGFMLCPYGDKDARCGLMMRLNKKFYCENYGSTCCESCFKTDRRPEVTTPFPLFISARRPNTAAANRVRSQTQTQSEPRVAASRSSTSTANNYEKVRENLKRFVTFINQIFSRSKSVG comes from the exons ATGCTGTGTTTACACCTGTTTTCAAAATGTGTTATACTTTTATCGTGCTTCGTAATTGGACAAGTAACATCAGATG aattaacTGATCCGACAGACATTGTTATAATAGAGGAGTTAGAATCTGAAACAGAAATCCAAAAACCCGGAGAAATGCCATCAGCTCTTGGATTCAATGTTCGACTGGTACACGGAACCTCACCAATCCACctcaaattaaagaaaaatgatataGGATATGAACAACAACAAGTCGCTTCTATACGGGTAGACGAGGAGGGAGATTTGTATCTACATAAAGAAAATTTACCCACGATTAAG AATGTAGCCCTCTACCAGGATAATGAAACGCAAGCCGTTTTTACTGTCACCTGTGACGAGGAGACTGATGGACAGTGCGTTCTG CTTGGAAGCTTAAACGTCAATGGCGAAGAGTTTGACATACATCCCATGGCTAAAAATCCGGGATTCAGAAGGAGGAAGAGGTATGCAAGGCGCTATGGAGATCCACAGAAGAAGCGTAACAATGTAATGGATAGATATAAAGGCTCACAAAATCAGTATTTCTTTCAAAACTCGTTTGCCAATACCAACAGAAAGAATGGAGTACATTACAATCCGCATGCTACAAACTCAGTGAGggaaaaaatgcataaatttgattttcacaCAACCAACCCGATGAATATCGAGCTTGAACAGCAGATGTTGGAATATCCAGGAGAACAGATTTTAGATAACGCTCAACATGTTCCGTCTCTGACCCCTGCACCAAAACGAAGGTTATACGCTGCGTTTAAAAAAGACCCCAAACAACGCATCAAAAGCGACTGTGTTGGAAAAA ACGATGCATTAAAAGACATCACACCACAAGTATTGGCTCGACGTGAAAAACAAAGAGAGGTTGTGTTCCAGCACGGTGCAAGTGGACAACAGCCACAACCTAATCGGAATGTGCCCAGAGAATTCACGATGAGACAGAATTCCGGAGCAGCCCAGGACTATTATGTTACTTTAGTGGTTGTGGTTGACTACAGTATCTATATGAG GTTTTATAATGCCAGTACTCAGAGAGATGTCAGAGCTCGAGACCAAGACGCAAAGTCTAAGATACGGATGTACTTTGCTCACATTGTTAACGGG ATTGATTTACGCTATGCCAACATCAGAGAACACGATTTTGCAATCAACGTTGCTGTCACGGAATACGTTATCGCCGAT CATCCAAATTTTTCTCCATGGACCAATACATATATCAATCCGGAAATGAAATATGTTGGAGTTTGGGACGCTCTGAACAAATTGGTTGATTGGAGAGATACAATGATTAAACATTTACCTCCTCATGACCATCTCATGTTGTTCACAGG ggAAAACCTATATGAAACGCAATCTAATGACCCATCTGTGACAG GATACGCCCATGTTCGCACCGTTTGTACGAAAAAGAGTGCATCAATCAACGAAGACCTTGGTGGATTTGGAGGAATAATTACTGCAACACACGAGTTGGCACATAG CTTGGGTGCCAATCATGATGGAGAGTCGAACTTTTGTCTGCCGACAGATCAATACATTATGACAGCAATGGGAGGCGATACCAATCAAGCCAACAAACTTAATCCTTGGAAGTTCTCAGACTGTTCCGTGGCATATTTTAGAGATTATATTGAAGAGCT gaacaaaaataAAGAGAACTGTATGACTGATAGACCTATGGACATTGATCCAAACTTTCACGAGGTCATCAAAGAAATGCCAGGTCAAATATTAGGTCCTAACGAACAATGTAAAGAAAAGCTGGGATCTGGGTCCTTTTACGGCTGG AATGGTGGTCTGGGCCGTTATCAAGATATTTGTACAAACATGGCTTGCAAAAACCCAAAGAAAAAAGAGAGTTTTCATTTATACAACGCAGCAAGAGGAACGTCCTgtggaaataaaaaa TGGTGTATAAATGGAGAATGTGTTTTTGACAGAAACGCCCCCGAGAAAAATG ATAACTGTGTCCATGGTGACTCTATGAAGCCGTTTCCAAATAACGGAACTTGCGCTGAACTTGTTGCTAATAGACCCTCCAGATGTTACAACAGAGAGTATAGGGAGTTCTGTTGTGGAAGCTGCAATGCCAAATTTACTGggaaaaaag GCTGTGAGTATGGTGATAAAGTGGCATCTTGTGTTTTGGTCAAGTCCCGACCATATTTGTGTTATGATACAAAGAACAGTCAGCTTTGTTGCGTCGGATGTGCATCACAACATACTGGTATCAAAG GTTGTGAATATGGCGACAGAAAAACTGGCTGTAAAAAAGACCAATGTCACACAAGAGATCACCAGTTAAACTGTTGTAAAACTTGTGGAATACAAAGTCAGAGCTCGCAGACGTCGTCAACGGCATCTGTAAGGCCAACAATTTCAGTATCTAACCAAAACAGCCATCCTTCTTCATTGACAACCAGAAGACAATCAACTGGCCCAACAGACATGAAACCAATTCAGAATGTCAACAAACATTCAATTCTTCCTACCACGACACACATGATCCCATTCTCATCCACCAGATTTAGTCTTAAGATTGGAGGTAATAGACAAGAGGGCACACCGACCCAAAACAAAGTACAAGAGCTTCCGGCTTGGCAACAAAAAACTACACCAGTTGATGAATTAATTCCTGATCCATTTGCACCAGGGTATTGTGTAAAAAAGAATGCACATTACCGACCGGACGTTCCGTGTGAATTCTTGGCAAAATGGTTATCTTTATGTACTGAGACAAGATTCAAAAATGCATGTTGCCAAACGTGTAACATTGATCGCACCAGGAGAGTGAAAC GTTGTGTGGATAATGAATTCTGCAGTGCACGAACGGGGGCAGACTGTTATAAAAAAGAAACGCGAGACAACTGTTGTGCTACCTGCAGCAAATTTGAAACTGGTTTTATGT TATGTCCATATGGAGACAAAGATGCAAGATGTGGTCTTATGATGCGACTTAATAAGAAATTTTATTGCGAAAACTATGGATCTACTTGTTGTGAATCTTGCTTTAAAACAGACCGTAGACCAGAAGTGACTACTCCATTTCCTTTATTCATCAGTGCAAGAAGACCAAATACTGCTGCTGCCAATAGAGTCAGAAGTCAGACTCAAACTCAGTCAGAGCCAAGAGTTGCGGCCTCTAGAAGTTCTACCTCAACtgcaaataattatgaaaaggTTCGAGAAAACCTTAAACGATTCGTAACCTTTATAAACCAAATTTTCTCTAGAAGCAAAAGTGTAGGTTGA